The Prodigiosinella aquatilis region TTCACTATCGTCATCCAGCAAAGGGTAAACCTCGTCTGGATATTCTGTCTGGGTTGCGCCTGACCGACGCTGCCGACGCCTGGCGTTATTATCCCGAACCCTTTATGGGGAAATCGCTGGTGGATTATTTGAGCAGTGCTCTGAAAGCTGGGCGGGTGGATAACGGTACGCTGATTTTTGCTGGTAATCCCCAGGATTTCCCATTTGAACATCATGAAGGACAGTTCCAGGTCTGGGTTCCGGTAAAAAACGCCATCTTTGAATTTCAACCGGGCTGGCCTGCACTTACCGAGCAGGATATTACGCTGAACTTTCTCAATAATGGCCTATGGATGTCCGCGCCGCATGCCTGGTTGGGCAAGGTAGAAGGGAAGAATATAAGCGCTATTATTCCCGATTACGCTAAAGAGCAATTATTGATTAATGGCGATCTTCATGGGCCAGGGGAAGAAGTGAGGCATTACTTCAACCAGACGCCGCTGAAGTCCTCATTGGGTTCGGCACTGGACGAACTACAGATTGGCGGTATGGTTAATGGTTCTCTACATCTGGATATTCCGTTAGATGTTGGAGATGTTCAGGCTAGTGGTGATGTGGTATTGAATGACAATACGTTATTGATTAAGCCATTAGATACCACATTGGAGAATTTGACCGGACGGTTCCACTATAACAACGGTGCTCTTGACAGTAATAATTTGCAGGCCAACTGGCTGGGACAACCTATATCAGTGAATTTCACTACTGAGGAGCAGGCAAAGGCTTTTCAGATTAACGTGGGTTTGCAAGGTGACTGGCAGGCTTCCCGTTTATCGGGGATGCCCACGCCGTTGGTGTCAGCGTTGGCAGGTAGTGCCCATTGGCAAAGTACGGTAGCTGTTAGCCTGCCTTACAAGGGTGAGGCTAGTTATGATGTTGATTTAAATGCGAATCTTAATGGAGTAAGTAGTCACTTACCACCACCTCTGAATAAGACTGCTGGAACGGCTCTACCGCTTCATGTCACGGCCAAAGGTGATGTCAGCGGGTTTATGTTCAACGGTAGCCTAGGTAAGGCGCAACGCTTTATCAGTCAATGGCAGTTGCATGACAGTGCGCTGACACTGATGCGGGGAGCCTGGCTGAGTAACGCTAAAGTCGTTCCACGGTTACCGAAAGAGGCGTCACTGATGCTGGATGTACCAGCGCTGGATGGTGAGAGTTGGTTGAGATTGTTGCCTGCCATTCATGCATCGCTCAGTGGCACCAGTAATAGCAGCAATTTCCATTGGCCGGCATTAGTGATTCTGAAAACCCCGGAATTGAACATCCTTGGTCAGAGGTGGCACGATCTGGTACTTACCAAAGAAAACCGAATTAGTAGTGAGGAAGTCGGGATAAAAGGGCAGGAAATTGACGGCAAAATAGATATTCCCAATCGCGGCGCGTGGCAGAGCGATATTCGTTATCTTTATTATAATCCTCAATGGAAAAGCGACGACGCTACCAACCCGATAGCGCTGGCGGAGAAAAAGTCCCCGTTGAATGATCCAGCCATCAAACTTGAAGACTGGCCAGCCATCCAGGTGAACTGCCGGGAATGTTGGATACTTGGGCAGAACATGGGCCGAATCCAGGGAGCACTACAGCCGGAACGGAATAAACTGTTGCTTAGTGACGGTGTGATTGATACGGGTAAATCCCGTTTGACGATTAATGGTAGTTGGCAGGAAAGCAGTGAAGGTGTGCGGACGGCGGTGAAAGGTCGTTTATCTGGTGACAGTCTTACAAAAAATACCGCTTGGTTCGGTGTGAAAACGCCTTTGCGCGCTGGCGAATTCAGCGTGGATTATGATCTGTACTGGCGTGGCGCACCCTGGGAACCGGATATTCCCAGCTTGAGCGGGATCCTGAAAACGCATATTGGCAAAGGGGAAATTACCAATGTGAGCACCGGTCAGGCGGGGCAGTTATTACGTTTGGTCAGTTTTGACGCGTTGCTGCGTAAGCTACAGTTTGATTTCCGTGATACGTTCAGCGAAGGTTTCTACTTTGATTCCATTAATAGCACTGCATGGATAAAAGAGGGTGTACTGCATACGGACAATCTGCTGGTGGATGGTCTGGCAGCGGATATCGCCATGAAGGGCGATGTCGATCTGGTAAAACACCAAATTGCCATGGAGGCGGTGGTCGCGCCAGAAATTTCTGCAACTGTTGGCGTTGCAACCGCCTTTGCGGTTAATCCGCTAATCGGTGCTGCTGTTTTTGCTGCCAGTAAAGCGTTGGCGCCACTATGGAATAAA contains the following coding sequences:
- the yhdP gene encoding AsmA2 domain-containing protein YhdP, which encodes MRRLPGILLATGATLIVLCALVVSGLRVVLPQLDYFRPQVVAWAQSVTGIPLEVGALRGSWETFGPTLEIQNFSANGPDADWQSERITLALDVWQSLLHLRWQFRDLTFYHMHLDVKTPLNTQHQGNLLEPGRLSDLFLRQFDHFDLRDSHITFLTPSGTHAELSIPQLTWLNRNNRHRAEGLISLSSFNGQHGVVQMRMDLRDNQGWLDNGTVYLQADNIDMKPWLGRWIRSNTGLESADFSLAAWLNVREGSIYSGDLLLNKGTASWREGENAHRLSIDNMTVHASRRENGWQVEVPVLTMSTDGMLWPKGRLSALWLPKSDATLGPDHQSELRIRASNLDLERFSPLLPLLATATPTLEQRWLALQPKGRLTALALDIPLLQPEKTRFQVKWQDVSWQNWQLIPGVNHFSGSASGSVARGQVGLSLKQSVLPYPNMFRAPLEIDQASGTINWRDDDQGWELWAQALDVRAKSLWANGDFHYRHPAKGKPRLDILSGLRLTDAADAWRYYPEPFMGKSLVDYLSSALKAGRVDNGTLIFAGNPQDFPFEHHEGQFQVWVPVKNAIFEFQPGWPALTEQDITLNFLNNGLWMSAPHAWLGKVEGKNISAIIPDYAKEQLLINGDLHGPGEEVRHYFNQTPLKSSLGSALDELQIGGMVNGSLHLDIPLDVGDVQASGDVVLNDNTLLIKPLDTTLENLTGRFHYNNGALDSNNLQANWLGQPISVNFTTEEQAKAFQINVGLQGDWQASRLSGMPTPLVSALAGSAHWQSTVAVSLPYKGEASYDVDLNANLNGVSSHLPPPLNKTAGTALPLHVTAKGDVSGFMFNGSLGKAQRFISQWQLHDSALTLMRGAWLSNAKVVPRLPKEASLMLDVPALDGESWLRLLPAIHASLSGTSNSSNFHWPALVILKTPELNILGQRWHDLVLTKENRISSEEVGIKGQEIDGKIDIPNRGAWQSDIRYLYYNPQWKSDDATNPIALAEKKSPLNDPAIKLEDWPAIQVNCRECWILGQNMGRIQGALQPERNKLLLSDGVIDTGKSRLTINGSWQESSEGVRTAVKGRLSGDSLTKNTAWFGVKTPLRAGEFSVDYDLYWRGAPWEPDIPSLSGILKTHIGKGEITNVSTGQAGQLLRLVSFDALLRKLQFDFRDTFSEGFYFDSINSTAWIKEGVLHTDNLLVDGLAADIAMKGDVDLVKHQIAMEAVVAPEISATVGVATAFAVNPLIGAAVFAASKALAPLWNKISLIRYQISGSLDQPKIQEVLREPQKTKPAEAAVR